The Nitriliruptor alkaliphilus DSM 45188 genome includes a region encoding these proteins:
- a CDS encoding TIGR04255 family protein produces the protein MRDPYDEVPLPGAPLALALCQMRFPLAPQLVADEAARRIHSRLKDLFPVSRPETTQRIEVEVGPDGPSPKAPVQESAWLFETIDKSWWVNLTSDFVALSTRAYISRKDFLEKLRVVAGAVAPEDAVVVRDRIGVRYIDVVDEPDIINSLSVYVRPQLLGALAMEGAAEGVTLVHSITDSILELDAHARIRLRTGVVPPKAVIDHGVDPSGRASWFLDIDAFDEQTAEFTVDSVMAAAESLASSGYQMFRWATTEQFIDFFGGTS, from the coding sequence ATGCGAGACCCATATGATGAGGTGCCCCTCCCCGGGGCGCCTCTCGCTCTTGCGCTCTGCCAGATGCGCTTCCCGCTGGCGCCCCAGCTAGTGGCCGACGAAGCGGCGAGGCGCATCCACAGCCGGCTGAAGGACCTCTTCCCTGTATCGCGGCCCGAGACGACACAGCGGATCGAGGTGGAGGTCGGTCCCGACGGGCCGTCCCCCAAGGCCCCCGTCCAAGAGTCCGCCTGGCTGTTCGAGACCATCGACAAGTCCTGGTGGGTGAACCTGACGTCCGACTTCGTGGCACTGAGCACGCGCGCGTACATCTCGCGTAAGGACTTCTTGGAGAAGCTGCGTGTGGTGGCCGGAGCGGTGGCACCCGAGGACGCTGTCGTGGTTCGCGATCGCATCGGCGTCCGCTACATCGACGTTGTGGATGAGCCCGACATCATCAACAGCCTCAGCGTCTACGTTCGACCGCAGCTTCTCGGAGCTCTGGCGATGGAAGGGGCAGCCGAGGGCGTGACCTTGGTCCACAGCATCACCGACTCGATCCTCGAACTCGATGCGCATGCACGAATTCGACTGCGCACTGGAGTGGTGCCGCCGAAGGCCGTGATCGACCATGGAGTGGACCCCTCCGGCCGTGCTTCATGGTTCCTCGATATCGATGCGTTCGACGAACAGACCGCGGAGTTCACGGTCGACTCGGTGATGGCCGCTGCCGAATCCTTGGCGAGTTCTGGCTACCAAATGTTCCGCTGGGCGACGACAGAGCAGTTCATCGACTTCTTTGGGGGCACGTCATGA
- a CDS encoding TcpE family conjugal transfer membrane protein translates to MELRTYTDLWRMDRRIYAIQDVTLPIPVGMTQLGAAALGALVWLPIAFAIGLTDLVGGAGEYATGLSAILLAGPPIAIGWATGRPLVEGRTIGQHLAAAARYQLLPPLLVRLSVPDRVPTSQRLHALIWTPRTKDEPT, encoded by the coding sequence ATGGAACTGCGCACCTACACCGACCTGTGGCGCATGGACCGACGGATCTACGCCATCCAGGACGTCACGCTGCCGATCCCTGTCGGCATGACCCAGCTCGGTGCCGCGGCGCTTGGAGCCCTGGTGTGGCTGCCGATCGCCTTCGCCATCGGCTTGACCGACCTCGTGGGTGGCGCAGGCGAGTACGCCACCGGCCTGAGCGCGATCCTCCTCGCCGGACCGCCGATCGCCATCGGGTGGGCGACCGGCCGCCCGCTCGTCGAGGGGCGAACCATCGGCCAGCACCTCGCGGCCGCCGCCCGCTACCAGCTCCTGCCGCCCCTCCTCGTGCGCCTCTCGGTCCCCGACCGAGTCCCCACGAGCCAGCGTCTCCACGCGCTGATCTGGACCCCGCGGACGAAGGACGAACCCACATGA
- a CDS encoding helix-turn-helix domain-containing protein, protein MKVIDREAAPREPARPVRVYGTASPSSASSPRAPEESVPFPYTLSDASTWRPLPPGDRDIIFVGQHLLIAPTVEDRIRALHQQSGLTWEQLARLFGVSRRSVHLWATGNRMSTANLERLGRIEQAITPLLHLGPKRARERLMLRVDGMSLYADLLRSVSEAQPESEPRSWIDRYSVEDP, encoded by the coding sequence ATGAAGGTGATCGACCGCGAGGCGGCGCCACGAGAGCCGGCCCGACCCGTGCGCGTATACGGGACAGCATCGCCGTCCTCAGCCAGTAGCCCCCGCGCTCCAGAAGAATCGGTTCCGTTCCCGTACACCCTGTCCGACGCCTCCACCTGGAGGCCGCTGCCGCCTGGTGACAGGGACATCATCTTCGTCGGTCAGCACCTTCTCATCGCACCAACAGTCGAAGATCGCATACGGGCGCTGCATCAGCAGTCTGGGCTGACGTGGGAGCAGTTGGCTCGGCTCTTCGGGGTGAGCCGAAGGTCAGTGCACCTGTGGGCAACCGGCAACCGGATGTCCACGGCGAACCTTGAGAGGCTGGGACGCATCGAGCAGGCCATCACACCCTTGCTGCACCTGGGGCCGAAGCGCGCCCGCGAGCGCCTGATGTTGCGTGTCGATGGGATGTCCCTGTATGCAGACTTGCTCCGTAGCGTCTCGGAGGCGCAGCCGGAATCCGAACCGCGCTCGTGGATCGACCGGTACAGCGTCGAAGACCCGTGA
- a CDS encoding type IV secretory system conjugative DNA transfer family protein: MLRLVTLSAAAVLGVLLLPAAMVGAVLAALWSWRGWSPTWLLVPGALPVTAATLLGVDPLPRVMAAVGALVETGISSGSLVDLLVAALPLSLTLGSAAAAAVVVWQRLRAPTWRESSRRHEQRAARRRSHRSARHVAATVIDRDGRVLLGVDAETGRPAGLPARMLGRHALVVGSTGSGKTTTATRLAAATLEQGGGLLVVDLKGDPDTVTTWRRVASERGVACHVWSFDAAAIYDPLAAGGVAERTRKVMALAEWTEPYYADQAEQLLQLTLRAFEEVGDRPTLARLHATLTPDGLAALHHRSDGPAAEELAREAAAMSKGRLSALESLRTKLALLTQAGYGAQLDPDLAPERPVIDLAAALDAGEVVVVSLDELSYGHIAARMAEVVLTDVAAAAGARLRRGRPRLGMVWVDEFSAMRPGPLASLFARVRSANLALLLSTQEVSDLDREDDTFRAAVATNVATVLAHRVHDPRSAEWISQLVGTRAGWQETSQVEAISRLGGEQAAGGATGLGTVREVEQYVVHPNEVKSLPDHHAYLARLDQSHSGERARHVRIIPLTRSAPTSVVDEVAVPASGLDDASGPAPAPRRCPRPERAATAPDTATLSTADHETDRAVELSVLTVPPELPGDEW; the protein is encoded by the coding sequence GTGCTCCGCCTCGTGACGCTGAGCGCAGCTGCAGTCCTCGGGGTGCTGCTCTTGCCGGCGGCCATGGTCGGCGCGGTGCTCGCCGCGCTCTGGTCGTGGCGAGGTTGGTCACCGACGTGGCTCCTGGTGCCGGGGGCCCTGCCGGTGACGGCGGCCACCCTGCTCGGCGTCGACCCCCTCCCGCGGGTGATGGCCGCAGTCGGTGCCCTCGTCGAGACCGGCATCAGCAGTGGATCGCTGGTCGACCTGCTCGTGGCCGCGCTGCCGCTGAGCTTGACGCTCGGGTCCGCTGCTGCTGCCGCGGTGGTCGTCTGGCAGCGGCTCCGTGCACCCACCTGGCGCGAGTCCAGCCGACGCCACGAGCAGCGGGCAGCACGGCGGCGCAGCCACCGGAGCGCCCGACACGTCGCTGCGACGGTCATCGATCGGGACGGACGCGTGCTCCTCGGTGTCGATGCCGAGACCGGTCGGCCGGCGGGTCTGCCCGCCCGGATGCTGGGCCGCCACGCCCTCGTGGTCGGGTCGACCGGCTCGGGCAAGACCACCACGGCGACCCGGCTTGCCGCGGCGACCCTCGAGCAAGGGGGAGGCCTGCTGGTGGTCGACCTCAAGGGGGACCCGGACACCGTCACGACTTGGCGCCGGGTGGCCTCCGAGCGGGGCGTTGCCTGCCACGTGTGGTCTTTCGATGCCGCGGCGATCTACGACCCGCTCGCTGCGGGCGGCGTCGCCGAGCGGACCCGCAAGGTCATGGCGCTCGCGGAGTGGACCGAGCCCTACTACGCCGACCAGGCCGAGCAGCTGCTCCAGCTGACGTTGCGCGCGTTCGAGGAGGTGGGCGACCGGCCGACCCTGGCACGCCTCCACGCCACGCTCACCCCGGACGGGTTGGCCGCTCTCCACCACCGTTCGGATGGTCCGGCCGCGGAGGAGCTCGCCCGCGAGGCCGCCGCCATGAGCAAGGGGCGTCTGTCGGCGCTGGAGAGCCTGCGGACGAAGCTGGCCCTGCTCACGCAGGCTGGGTACGGCGCCCAGCTCGACCCGGACCTCGCCCCCGAGCGCCCGGTCATCGATCTCGCCGCCGCGCTCGATGCCGGCGAGGTCGTGGTCGTCAGCCTCGACGAGCTGTCCTACGGCCACATCGCAGCACGCATGGCTGAGGTGGTGCTGACCGACGTCGCCGCCGCAGCCGGCGCTCGACTGCGCCGAGGTCGACCTCGCCTCGGGATGGTGTGGGTCGACGAGTTCTCGGCGATGCGTCCCGGCCCGTTGGCCTCGCTCTTCGCCCGCGTGCGGTCGGCCAACCTCGCTCTCCTCCTCAGCACCCAGGAGGTCAGCGACCTCGATCGGGAGGACGACACCTTCCGCGCGGCTGTGGCCACCAACGTCGCGACCGTGCTGGCACACCGGGTCCACGACCCGCGTTCAGCGGAGTGGATCTCCCAACTCGTGGGGACACGGGCGGGGTGGCAGGAGACGAGCCAGGTCGAGGCCATCAGCCGCCTCGGAGGCGAGCAGGCAGCTGGAGGAGCGACGGGTCTCGGCACGGTCCGAGAGGTCGAGCAGTACGTCGTGCATCCCAACGAGGTCAAGAGCCTGCCCGACCACCACGCGTACCTCGCACGGCTCGATCAGAGCCACAGCGGGGAGCGTGCCCGGCACGTACGGATCATCCCGCTGACCCGGTCGGCGCCCACGTCGGTGGTCGACGAGGTGGCCGTTCCAGCTTCCGGCCTTGACGACGCGAGCGGCCCAGCGCCGGCGCCCAGGCGGTGTCCGCGGCCCGAGCGTGCCGCGACCGCGCCGGACACCGCAACGTTATCCACAGCCGATCACGAGACGGATCGGGCGGTCGAGCTGAGCGTTCTTACGGTCCCGCCGGAGCTACCGGGAGATGAGTGGTGA
- a CDS encoding VirB4 family type IV secretion system protein → MTGAMLDTAPAGAARLDARAIDGQLLYTTSHVWGWWRLPLTHLDYLTPAEQEQEAHAAAMAWSGMAGHELHVLTMAVPADPDGWARRAADEAHAPRGDWQRWAAAATAHLRSRDDLQKAVYVGVRLGERRPPLLGRRLGAMFGRLERAAGVDDHMVPEAELARWRRSAQKIGRPLTDGALAASPARASEIALLVAHAVRRGHPRGSLPPSQRWGAGQLVPLIDGELHRARTHVRAVGPDGHNSFHTVLTVARMPERMIWPPGPPWLCLHEWLQEHIEVSGRWRVVDHRTAGRDVRSRIAAARDQTRHTTEAGGHLPQRDLDRLDTATGLEARLDRDRTALVYAHTRLIISAESPELLDEIADEVTEQYRHVDIELARPSWDQLALLIEAIPGDRVHVNAYRQVHEPEVLGGAMPTASAALGDGRGPYLGFTTGRLAEQPVHYSPWEAVNRRDQQRETTIAVTGSLGGGKTVTLMAIAAAAWRSGARVVAFDPKGDLARLAALPGADVDVIDLTDAPDGVLDPWSLIEDPDAAKMVALEAIDRLVAGRAESHHRAVIDQAVEAEAHSTSPSLSGVVDRLSAGNPAAREIASTLNMYRTMPLARLAFRPSSGGITLGDGITIITTPGVEYPPAGTPLREMSWPQRLAVAATYLVGTYARRAALHADPDRPKLIALDEAWALTSTDQGRALIAETSRMGRSRRAALLLASQSAVDLSDDVVRNCISTVIAHRIGSDSEGDAVAQLLGVTPSSALTSDLYDLRAGEAVMRDLDRRVGRVQVDVSWDLTVARLLDHNVTAHQEAAG, encoded by the coding sequence ATGACCGGCGCCATGCTCGACACCGCTCCGGCCGGCGCAGCCCGCCTCGATGCGCGGGCGATCGATGGCCAACTGCTCTACACCACCTCGCACGTCTGGGGATGGTGGCGGCTACCCCTGACCCACCTCGACTACCTCACCCCGGCCGAGCAGGAGCAGGAGGCGCACGCTGCGGCGATGGCCTGGTCGGGCATGGCTGGCCACGAGCTCCACGTCCTGACCATGGCCGTCCCCGCCGACCCCGACGGTTGGGCCCGACGAGCGGCCGATGAAGCGCACGCCCCTCGGGGCGACTGGCAGCGTTGGGCCGCCGCCGCGACCGCCCATCTGCGCAGCCGCGACGATCTCCAGAAGGCCGTGTACGTCGGTGTCAGGCTCGGCGAACGGCGGCCGCCACTGCTCGGCCGCAGGCTCGGGGCCATGTTCGGTCGGCTCGAACGAGCCGCCGGCGTCGACGACCACATGGTCCCCGAGGCCGAGCTCGCGCGATGGCGGCGTAGCGCGCAGAAGATCGGCCGGCCGCTCACCGACGGCGCCCTCGCGGCGAGCCCAGCCCGAGCGAGCGAGATCGCGCTGCTCGTCGCGCACGCGGTCCGACGCGGCCATCCCCGCGGTTCCCTACCCCCGAGCCAGCGGTGGGGGGCGGGCCAGCTCGTGCCGCTCATCGATGGTGAGCTGCACCGAGCCCGCACCCACGTGCGAGCTGTCGGCCCCGACGGTCACAACAGCTTCCACACCGTCCTGACCGTGGCCCGGATGCCGGAACGGATGATCTGGCCTCCGGGCCCGCCCTGGCTCTGCCTGCACGAGTGGCTCCAGGAGCACATCGAGGTCAGCGGCCGCTGGCGGGTCGTCGACCACCGGACCGCCGGCAGAGATGTCCGCTCCCGCATCGCGGCCGCCCGCGATCAGACGCGACACACCACCGAGGCCGGCGGCCACCTACCGCAACGTGATCTCGACCGGCTCGACACCGCCACCGGACTCGAGGCCCGGCTCGACCGTGATCGGACCGCCCTGGTCTACGCCCACACGCGTCTGATCATCTCCGCCGAGTCACCCGAGCTGCTCGACGAGATCGCGGACGAGGTCACCGAGCAGTACCGCCACGTCGACATCGAGCTGGCACGGCCCTCCTGGGACCAGCTCGCACTGCTCATCGAAGCCATCCCCGGCGACCGGGTCCATGTCAACGCCTACCGGCAGGTCCACGAACCCGAGGTCCTCGGCGGCGCCATGCCGACCGCCTCGGCAGCGCTCGGCGACGGACGCGGGCCCTACCTGGGCTTCACCACCGGTCGGCTCGCCGAGCAGCCCGTCCACTACTCCCCGTGGGAGGCGGTCAACCGCCGCGACCAGCAGCGCGAGACCACGATCGCCGTCACCGGATCGCTCGGTGGCGGCAAGACCGTCACGCTCATGGCCATCGCGGCAGCCGCCTGGCGCTCCGGCGCCCGCGTCGTCGCGTTCGACCCCAAGGGCGACCTCGCACGCCTCGCCGCCCTGCCCGGTGCGGACGTGGACGTCATCGACCTCACCGACGCACCCGACGGCGTCCTCGACCCGTGGTCGCTGATCGAGGACCCCGACGCCGCCAAGATGGTCGCACTCGAGGCCATCGATCGCCTCGTGGCCGGCCGCGCCGAGTCGCACCACCGAGCCGTCATCGACCAGGCCGTCGAGGCCGAGGCGCACAGCACCTCGCCGTCCCTGTCCGGCGTCGTCGATCGACTCAGCGCCGGCAACCCCGCAGCGCGCGAGATCGCCTCGACGCTGAACATGTACCGCACGATGCCGCTCGCCCGGCTCGCGTTCCGGCCCTCGTCGGGTGGCATCACCCTCGGGGACGGCATCACGATCATCACCACCCCGGGGGTCGAGTACCCACCGGCCGGGACACCGCTGCGCGAGATGTCGTGGCCACAGCGGCTCGCCGTCGCCGCGACCTACCTGGTGGGGACCTACGCGCGGCGCGCAGCACTCCACGCCGACCCGGACCGTCCCAAGCTCATCGCCCTCGATGAAGCGTGGGCGCTGACCTCCACCGACCAGGGCCGGGCTCTCATCGCGGAGACCTCGAGGATGGGGCGCTCCCGCCGTGCCGCGCTCCTCCTGGCCAGCCAGTCGGCCGTCGACCTCTCCGACGACGTGGTGCGCAACTGCATCTCGACCGTCATCGCACACCGGATCGGCTCCGACAGCGAAGGCGACGCCGTTGCCCAGCTCCTCGGCGTCACGCCGAGCAGCGCACTCACCAGCGATCTGTACGACCTGCGAGCCGGGGAAGCGGTCATGCGCGATCTCGACCGCCGTGTCGGCCGCGTGCAGGTCGACGTCAGCTGGGACCTCACCGTGGCCCGTCTGCTCGACCACAACGTGACCGCCCACCAGGAGGCCGCCGGGTGA
- a CDS encoding transglycosylase SLT domain-containing protein — MARRRPAMTDHTPTIGRRGLLLGAAGALLAGCLPDLEDGPLASWCNPDPSADADEIPAPALDAYHAAAAAFGLPWSLLAGIGWIESRHTPTAIGPPLDGGPNVRAIPATPYGTSLHGDPRWERAVGMMQFLPSTFRTYRDRGLVEDPRDPADAATAAAAYLLDSGAPDDIRGALLTYNRSTTYVDAVLDAAARYAADGATPVDCQATPVASIEGAAPEAVLALADEGRIVLTERERRDLVHPRMDPRVIAIMLAIAERHAYAVSVIRTGHSRCVGGGSVCASSRVSNHWEYRAVDIYSLDGKRIDRGHGDARHVVGWLHDLNGELRPGEVGSPFPDWTATTGWFTDAAHQGHIHIGYAH, encoded by the coding sequence GTGGCTCGTCGACGGCCTGCGATGACCGACCACACCCCGACCATCGGCCGTCGAGGCCTGCTGCTCGGTGCCGCCGGCGCGCTGCTGGCTGGCTGCCTACCAGACCTCGAGGACGGTCCGCTGGCGTCCTGGTGCAACCCCGACCCGTCCGCCGACGCGGACGAGATCCCCGCCCCCGCGCTCGATGCCTACCACGCAGCCGCAGCCGCCTTCGGCCTTCCATGGTCGCTGCTGGCCGGGATCGGATGGATCGAGTCCCGCCACACGCCCACCGCCATCGGCCCGCCGCTCGACGGTGGCCCGAACGTCCGCGCCATCCCCGCGACGCCCTACGGCACCTCGCTCCACGGCGACCCGCGCTGGGAACGGGCCGTGGGGATGATGCAGTTCCTCCCCAGCACCTTCCGCACCTACCGCGACCGCGGCCTGGTCGAGGACCCACGCGACCCGGCGGACGCTGCCACAGCGGCCGCGGCCTACCTCCTCGACTCCGGCGCCCCCGACGACATCCGCGGGGCACTGCTCACCTACAACCGCTCCACCACATACGTCGACGCCGTACTCGACGCAGCAGCCCGCTACGCCGCCGACGGCGCGACGCCCGTCGACTGTCAGGCGACCCCGGTGGCCAGCATCGAAGGCGCGGCTCCGGAAGCCGTCCTGGCCCTCGCGGACGAGGGCCGGATCGTGCTCACCGAACGCGAGCGGCGAGACCTGGTGCACCCGAGGATGGACCCGCGCGTCATCGCGATCATGCTCGCGATCGCCGAACGGCATGCCTACGCCGTTTCGGTCATCCGGACCGGGCACAGCCGCTGCGTCGGCGGCGGGAGCGTCTGCGCGAGCAGTCGTGTCTCGAACCACTGGGAGTACCGCGCCGTCGACATCTACTCCCTGGACGGAAAGCGGATCGACCGCGGCCATGGAGATGCCAGGCACGTCGTCGGCTGGCTCCACGACCTCAATGGCGAACTGCGTCCGGGCGAGGTGGGTTCACCGTTCCCCGACTGGACCGCCACCACGGGCTGGTTCACCGACGCAGCCCACCAAGGCCACATCCACATCGGCTATGCCCACTAG
- a CDS encoding type IV secretion system protein, whose product MNIQRGIVATLVIAGLLMLAGLHPAAAQSQQVDGLIEGPPIQGDNEPTIAERYPVTSYRYPFHGEGVGIGSRSGEMVDQTLNALASLLILGAGLLAQGASRLVQWAFDPTTTDWLMDAVEVSVRALGDSVYGQVVLLVIMLGALWVAWQGIAQRRATTSLQGGIWMVAVVALGVAFFSQPRWFIETPHQVTTELTAGLFGAVAGVGASGSGSYYGEHPPTFSGPAAIDAQRQLEDQLWRVMVFEPWRISTFPSTEFADAYGEELLADRSEDNVQAIYDDIRDEDRAAAEYFAGREPLDRLVASGMTLLAALPIAVTMIVLGSALIVLQFAFVILSLLAPVFLLLGIHPGGGRNALLRWLDMWLGTLVKRVALTALISVLVSLFAFAAANLGQQGWYLTVLLTTLVCVAALVYRKTITELLASAAGSVGAGQEGEREHRSRAHPMRTTARTAHSANRAIKFMGAGALMLRAGQRTASDHAQKEEEGRRAAATTRGRRRRRGTEDAKHGEPATRSGNQQSPERGDADGPRAAHTPRRETGRRTTTGEQAEPSATEDGTDRQQPSAEFTTVAPATRQTRPSRRARRQMAAAHDQPTSTATTDDEHSAAPVTPATPRRPRSRGER is encoded by the coding sequence GTGAACATCCAACGGGGGATCGTGGCGACCTTGGTGATCGCCGGACTGCTGATGCTCGCCGGCCTGCACCCGGCCGCCGCGCAATCGCAGCAGGTCGATGGCCTCATCGAGGGCCCACCCATCCAGGGGGACAACGAGCCCACCATCGCCGAGAGGTACCCGGTCACCAGCTACCGGTACCCGTTCCACGGCGAGGGGGTCGGCATCGGCTCGCGCAGCGGCGAGATGGTCGACCAGACCCTCAACGCCCTGGCCTCCCTCCTGATCCTCGGCGCAGGTCTGCTTGCTCAGGGCGCGAGCAGGCTCGTCCAGTGGGCGTTCGACCCCACGACCACCGACTGGCTCATGGACGCGGTCGAGGTGAGCGTGCGAGCGCTCGGCGACAGCGTCTACGGCCAGGTCGTCCTCCTAGTCATCATGCTCGGAGCGCTCTGGGTGGCCTGGCAGGGCATCGCGCAGCGACGTGCCACGACCTCCCTGCAGGGCGGCATCTGGATGGTCGCCGTCGTCGCGCTCGGGGTGGCCTTCTTCTCCCAACCGCGCTGGTTCATCGAGACGCCGCACCAGGTCACCACCGAGCTGACCGCCGGCCTGTTCGGCGCGGTCGCCGGCGTGGGCGCGAGCGGATCCGGCAGCTACTACGGCGAACACCCGCCGACGTTCTCCGGCCCCGCCGCCATCGACGCGCAACGGCAGCTCGAAGACCAGCTCTGGCGCGTCATGGTCTTCGAACCGTGGCGGATCTCGACCTTCCCGTCGACCGAGTTCGCCGACGCCTACGGCGAGGAGCTCCTCGCCGACCGCTCCGAGGACAACGTCCAGGCGATCTACGACGACATCCGCGACGAGGACCGCGCCGCCGCCGAGTACTTCGCCGGCCGCGAACCGCTCGACCGCCTCGTCGCCTCGGGCATGACGCTACTCGCGGCGCTGCCGATCGCGGTGACCATGATCGTGCTGGGAAGCGCACTGATCGTCCTGCAGTTCGCCTTCGTCATCCTCTCGCTGCTCGCCCCGGTGTTCCTCCTGCTCGGCATCCACCCGGGGGGTGGTCGCAACGCGCTCCTGCGCTGGCTGGACATGTGGCTCGGCACGCTGGTCAAGCGCGTCGCGCTCACCGCCCTCATCTCGGTCCTGGTCTCCCTGTTCGCGTTCGCCGCCGCCAACCTGGGCCAGCAGGGCTGGTACCTGACCGTGCTGCTCACCACCCTGGTGTGCGTTGCCGCCCTGGTCTACCGCAAGACCATCACCGAGCTCCTCGCCTCCGCAGCCGGCAGCGTCGGTGCGGGCCAGGAAGGCGAACGCGAGCACCGGTCCCGGGCGCACCCGATGAGGACCACCGCCCGGACCGCCCACTCCGCCAACCGCGCCATCAAGTTCATGGGCGCCGGCGCGCTCATGCTGCGTGCTGGCCAGCGGACCGCCAGCGACCACGCCCAGAAGGAGGAGGAAGGCCGCAGAGCCGCGGCCACGACACGCGGCCGCCGACGCAGGCGTGGGACTGAGGACGCGAAGCACGGCGAACCCGCGACTCGTTCCGGAAATCAGCAGTCTCCAGAGCGTGGGGACGCTGATGGCCCTCGTGCCGCACACACACCCCGCCGCGAGACTGGTCGTCGCACCACGACGGGAGAGCAGGCCGAACCCTCGGCCACGGAGGACGGCACCGATCGGCAGCAGCCGAGTGCCGAGTTCACCACCGTCGCGCCGGCCACCCGCCAAACCCGTCCGTCACGTCGGGCACGCCGCCAGATGGCGGCCGCGCACGACCAGCCGACGTCGACGGCCACAACGGACGACGAGCACTCGGCGGCGCCGGTGACACCGGCGACGCCGCGGCGGCCACGGTCACGAGGTGAGCGATGA